Proteins encoded by one window of Enterococcus saccharolyticus subsp. saccharolyticus:
- a CDS encoding DUF7278 family profilin-like fold-containing protein, with protein MHLFEALEWSNWKNLSIEVKNQVINQVLMYFVSPLKRISDVEYKEFELAGVKCGTFECSIDGERFVLVPGSKEVILGWDLGTQGLPVTVWDKKAIHVDTHFETIVANYGLENGEDWDIFVNESTSALRKVSIPPMLIQKEALPAGTKFIGQLDTITGEFQGLVEQFAPIEENLRQHFKQPTNFEESLMWQLPTQIFEKDSFYALLHPADETYRIYRHQTCTLNTWRRYLHQQMFDLLDEDQWEYAVGAGTRKLFRWGTELDEEINYYGKQVTKKMHQENMFGLLFDVQHTRWEITDSNRLKLEKQADVGIPLFDKLPLSSYYRSRKILAEEEILDPCDFLYRKVIVIAHQ; from the coding sequence GTGCATCTCTTTGAAGCCTTAGAATGGAGCAATTGGAAAAACTTATCCATTGAAGTAAAAAATCAAGTCATCAATCAAGTGCTAATGTATTTTGTCAGCCCATTAAAACGAATCTCAGACGTTGAGTATAAAGAATTTGAATTGGCCGGTGTGAAATGTGGGACGTTTGAATGTTCCATTGACGGCGAACGTTTTGTTTTAGTTCCTGGTAGCAAAGAAGTCATTTTAGGCTGGGATTTAGGAACACAAGGATTACCTGTAACCGTATGGGATAAAAAAGCAATTCATGTAGATACTCACTTTGAAACCATTGTGGCAAATTATGGGTTAGAAAATGGTGAAGATTGGGATATTTTTGTTAATGAATCAACCAGTGCATTAAGAAAAGTGTCTATTCCACCAATGCTCATTCAAAAAGAAGCACTTCCCGCGGGGACGAAGTTTATCGGGCAATTGGATACTATTACTGGTGAATTTCAAGGATTGGTTGAGCAGTTTGCCCCAATTGAAGAAAACTTACGCCAACACTTCAAACAACCAACCAATTTTGAAGAAAGTTTAATGTGGCAATTACCCACCCAAATTTTTGAGAAAGATTCTTTTTATGCCTTATTGCACCCTGCTGATGAAACGTATCGCATTTATCGTCATCAAACGTGTACATTAAATACATGGCGACGTTACTTGCATCAACAAATGTTTGATTTGTTAGACGAAGATCAATGGGAATATGCCGTGGGCGCAGGTACGCGCAAATTATTCCGTTGGGGAACAGAACTAGATGAAGAAATCAATTACTATGGCAAACAAGTAACGAAAAAAATGCACCAAGAAAATATGTTTGGCTTGCTTTTTGATGTCCAGCACACTCGTTGGGAAATTACTGACTCGAATCGTTTGAAGCTAGAAAAACAAGCTGATGTAGGGATTCCGTTGTTCGATAAGTTGCCATTATCGTCTTATTATCGTTCCCGAAAAATTTTAGCAGAAGAAGAAATCTTAGACCCGTGTGACTTTTTATATCGCAAAGTGATTGTCATTGCACATCAATAA